DNA from Parvularcula marina:
GATGCCGGCAAAGTTGCAGGTGAATTCGCTGACAGCGGTATGAAGCGCGGCAAGGAAGCTGCGTCCCGCATGTCATCGGCAGGCAAGGACGGCATTGCGAAGGCTGAGAACAGCGTGAAGGATCATCCCGTCGCCGCCCTCGGCATCGCTTTCGCCTTTGGTGCCCTTCTGGGCTTTGCCAAGCGGAAATAACCAGTGGACAAGGCTAAGCTTCGCCTGTTTGCCGGGATCGCTGGCGCCCTCTTTGGCTTTTGTGGCTTGGTGGCGCTGGCGGTCGCTGGCAGTATTGCATTGGCCGCGGCGATTGGCCTTGGTCCAGCCGTGGCTGTACTCGCGGGCGCTTTTCTTCTGCTCGCGATAATGTGTTTCAGCTTTTTCCTTCTGCCGACGAAATCGATCGAGGAAGAAATCCATCAGGCTGAGGAGTTGGGATCTGCGGCCCTCGCAGACCTTCCCTTTGATACCCTCAAGCAGTTTATCAAGAAGCACCCATTATCCGCTACCGCGATCGCACTTACAGTTGGCTATAGCCTGATCAAGAACCCGCAAGGCCTGGCAAAGCAGGCACAGCGGGCGATGATCCATTTTATGTAAAAATTTTTCCGCGAGGCCGGAACCAACTTCGGATGCCGGCGTTTTAGATTAGATACCTGCCCACCCTGCGGGTGTTTTCCTGCCCAAAGGAGCCGATGCCCCTCTGCCCCTGCCTCAGCATCGGCTCCTTTACCCCCCCACATTTACTTACATTTTTATCCGTTTACGTCTTTTTCTAGACGGAACCATTTCCTCAGCCGATCGTTTCTATTGGGACAACCATGGAGGCTATCATGAGACGCTATTGGAAACTTTTCGCCATGTCCCTCTTCGCAGCGGGAACTGTCGCCTGCTCAACTATCGAAGGCGTTGGCAAGGACGTCGAGGAAGTTGGCGAGGAAATTCAGGAGACCTCTGAGAACAATCGTTGAGGCGAAAAAAGCGCGAGAACTGGACCGGAAGAACTTCAGTTCGATCCGGCCCATTTTCGCATTCCAATTTCATTTTTTTACAGACGGATAGAACATGACCAATACTGCATTGAAAATCGCAACGACCGAATTTGAACCCGATGTCGGAATGACCGACCAGGAACGCGCGGATGTCGCTAACGCCCTCTCACACGTTCTCGCCGACACCTACATGCTATTTATCAAAACCCAAGGCATTCACTGGAATGTGACGGGTCCGTCGTTCGTCGGCATCCACAAGCTGACCGAAGAACACTATGAGAATATGTATGAGGCGATCGACAAGATTGCTGAACGCATCCGTGCGCTTGGGATCAAAGCCCCGGCTAGCTATGCCAAATATGGCGAGCTGTCCTCCATCTCCGACAATGGTGATGACTATTCTTCAGTTGGGGATATGCTCAACACGCTGATCAGTGACCACCAAAAAGCCGTGCAATCCATGCGCAAAGCAATTGGTTGGTGCGAAGACAAAAAGGACTTCGTCACTGCTGATATGATGATCGAACGAATGGCCTGGCACGAGGAAGCGATCTGGATGCTCAAATCCCTATCTGCAAGTTCGTAATCCGACCACGCAGACAACCTTTTCAAAGGCGGGAGTTCATCAACTCCCGCCTTTTTGTTATCGCGGAGGAATTCTCAACTCCACATGATAACCCTGTTCATTGACTGCCTGTGTGAGCTCTGCCGAAAGCTGGCGCGCAAATGCCGTCATGAGCTTTGATCCAAGTCCTGAAGATGACTCACCGACCTTTCCGGCCTTCCCGTCATCCTGGATTGAGAGAAACAGATCGTCGCCATCTTCCATCAGTGTCACGCTGATCTCTTCACCATCACCGGTTTCAAGGGCATATTTCACCGAATTCGTGATCGCCTCGAGGACAAACAGTGCCATCGGGATCGCGTCATCCGACACTCTCTCGACCTCGGCGATATTCCAGCGCAATCGCCCCCCGAATTCTTCTATACCGAGCGCACCCTGAAGGTGCTCCAGCAGCGCATCGAAGAATGGCCGCATCTGGACATATTCCAGTCGCTCATGCTGATAAAGAGTTTGGTGTACGATTGAAAGTGCATCGATCCTGTTACGGACGTTTCCAAGTACTCTTCTTGCCTGAGTGTCCTCGAGAGGCCGCATCTGCAGCCGAACAAAGCTGCTGACAATCTGAAGATTATTTTTGACACGGTGATGGATCTCTTTGACCGCTGCATCGCGCACAGCAATCGCTTCGTGCAATTCCTCGTCCCGCTGCCCGATCCGCCTCGCCATATTCTCAAGAATGGAAGATAGCTTCGATATTTCCTGCGGCGCTTCTTCGAACGAAGCATCAGTCGTATAATCATATTTCCCGACAGCATAAGCAGCCGTCATGCGCCGTAATGGCCAGAACCATTTGAGGATCAAATGCTCGATCGCGAACCAGACAGCAATCAGGGTCAGGAGGAATGTCAGTATCGGCAAGCCGATCGTTACTGCCGGACGCAGAGTGAACTCGCTGACAATTCCCGGCGCCGGCCGTGAGACCATGGCGTAGATACCGCCCTCGCCGATAGGGCGGATCACGCGGTCATAAGGATCGCCTTCATTGTCATCGACGACATCCAGCATCGTCTCATTGGACTGCACGGCCTTGCGAACGTCCAGCGCACGACCATCCTGAAACCTCACGCTGCCAAAGACATTCCCGTCGCTATCAACGAGCGCAACTTCGATATCATCCTGCTCTCGGGGGGCTGGCATGGCAGACATGAGTCTGTAGATATTGATCCCTATACTGGCAGATCCTGCGAACTCTCCATTCTCATCCTCTAGCCTGTGGAGTGAAGCAAATGACCATTCATCGCTCTCGACACCGATGAACGCACCTGTCCTCAACGTCACACGACCATCTCTGAGCTGTGCATGCCAGTAGCGATCCTGGATCTCATAACCAGGCTCACCTCTGGCCGTACATTTGGCCAGCCCCGTCACACCATAGTGAACGATATTCTGTACGTAGGGAAACACAGGCTTGATGCGCGCCATGGTCTCAGAACATCTGTCTTCGGCGATATCATCACTGAAAATCGCGAGGAGCGATTCTGCCGAGGCAACAGATTTCTCAATCCAGTCGATAGCATTGTCAGACGCCAGAATGAGTTCTTCCTGACGATCTTGAATGGTATTTCGGCTATCGAGATAGGCTCGCCACCCAGCGATGACGAGGACAGGGCTCAATGCTGCAGCAATCGTTACAAGGAGACGCGCGCGGAGGCTTTGAAGTGCCTTTGGAACGCTCGTGGCATTGCCGTTCGCACCCTTCCCACTTCCAGCCTTAACCTCTCCCTCCTTGGAGGGAGGCTGCTTCAGCCATGATGTCCGAGATTGCGTCGCTAGCTTTTGCGCCTTGCTCGTCGCTGAATCCTGCTGATCCGTCATTCAACATTTCCTCAAGCGCGCTCCGCCCACGGCTCACACGGCTCTTGATCGTTCCCACGGCGCATCCGCAGATAGCAGCAGCTTCATCATAGGCAAGGCCTCCAGCACCAACGAGAATGACAGCTTCCCGTTGCTCTGAGGGGAGTTTTTGTAAGGCATTTCGCAGCGCGAGAACCTCTAAAGGCGCAGACGGATCATCGACAGCCATCAGCGTACCTTCGGCGACCTCCTGATCCAGCGGCTGAGATCGCCATGCTCTACGCTGTTCGGAATAAAAGTGATTCCGAAGGATCGTGAACACCCAAGCACGCAGATTGGTGCCTTCCTTATAGCTTTCGCGGGATTTCCACGCCTTCAGCATGGCTTCCTGCGCTAAATCATCCGCCATCGATGCATTACCGCACATGCTTCTGGCGAAAGCACGAAGTTGCGGAATAAGGACGGTCAGCTCTTTTTTGAAATTCTCGTCTTCAGACGGATGTGATGCACTGGCCATTATGCATCACCAGATGATGAGCGGTTGTTATCAGCATCCTCTAACAATTTTAGGAAGTCATCCGGGACATCTTCCTGGATGACATCATCATAAATTTGGCGCAATTGACGCCCAATTCTGTTGGTGCGCATGCGACGCTCGCGCTTCTCCAACGGATTGGTGTCTTTTTGATCAGTCATAAATTCGTCATTCGGGTTATCGTGATCGGGCAATATCATAACGCCGCTTCCGGCAGCCGGTTCCGAGAAATCTGAGATTTTTTTGATTTTTTTCGCAACCTTCTCGTCACCAGAGCGTTTTAGCGCTGATCACTGATTGAGGGTACCAAATGTCACTTGTTGAAACTTTCCGCCCGCATCTGCCGTTTCTGCGGCGTTATGCACGGGCGCTGACAGGCAGCCAGCAGAGCGGGGATGCTTATATTCGCGCCTCTCTTGAGGCTCTCTCTGCTGACCCCGACCAGATTGGCACTGGCATCACAGATGGGTCAGAAGCTCCTCGCATTGCACTCTACCGCCTGTTTCACACGATCTGGAGCACTACAGGTGCTGCACTTCAATCTCAGAAAGACGAGATTGAGAATAGCGATCTCAGCCCACTCGATCGCCTCGAAACACTCTCCCCGCTTTCGCGTCAGGCTTACCTTCTGACCATGCTGGAAGGGTTCACCCGTAACGAGGCCGCTATCATTCTTTCACTGTCACCTGCTGAAGTCGACGAACTCGTTGATACAGCCCAGCGTGACATTGAGAGCGAGCTGCGGACAAATGTGCTCATCATCGAGGACGAGGCCATTATTGCCGCGGACCTCGAAGCACTGGTGACGGAACTTGGTCATGATGTTGTTGGCACAGCCGCCACGCGTGACGAAGCGGTCAAGACGGCCTTGAGCACGAAACCCGGTCTCATCCTTTGCGATATTCAGCTCGCCGATAACTCGTCTGGCATCGACGCTGCACAGGATATTCTGGCCAGTTTTGATGTGCCCATTATTTTCATCACGGCATTCCCTGAACGTTTGCTGACAGGTGAGCGGCCGGAGCCAACCTACCTGATCTCCAAGCCGTTCCAGGACAATGTCGTCAAAGCGGCAATCGCGCAGGCGTTGTTCTTTCATCCCGCCAAGGACAAAAAGGCAGCCTGATCTGGCGTGAACACATGACGAATAGCCGTTGAGCAATCGACGCTAATCCCAACGAAACATGGCCCCCATTCTCGCAACAAAGAGATGGGGGCCTTTCTTTTTCCGCCCTCTGGAATGGCTAATCTCACGATCGCGCGGAACCGGCTCCTTGCACAGACGTTTGTTCGGTGGAGGGTATAAACATGCGTACCAAAGCCATTTTCATCTCTACCGCCGCTATTCTCGGCACCGCGTCCGTCGCATTGTCCAATACGGACACGCGTACGGTAACGGATAAAAGGTCATCTATTGAAATTGATCAATTCGAAGCTGACGCTCAAAAGTCATTCTATCGGATCGACATCAATGATGACGACAAGATTGATATCGAAGAGTTCGCCGCTCAAACGCTTGTGCATGCCGAGCTCGCCCGTTTTAACGGATACGTTACTCTTGAGACTGATGAGATTACCTATATTCCATTGAGTAACCGCCCTCAGTACGAGCTGTCACTTTCGGAACGGACCCGCATCACGACTCTCGCCCGCCGTGAGTTCTATGAGTATGCTGGCGATGATGGCGAAATGTCTTTCTACGAATGGACAAGCTATAAGCTCGCAGATGTTCGCCAGCACGATCGTGACCGCGATAGTCGGATTGAAGGTGACGAGCTGACAGATTACGCACGTCAAGTTGCTCGCCTTCGTCACTCTGGCGTATAAAGATTATGTTTGATATGTCAGGCTATTCTTGGCCTGACATATCTTCTTCAACAGCCAATAAACCACTTCGCTGGCATTCCTGCAGCAGGTGATCAAGCGCAGCAATGATCCGGGCGGGATCTGCTTTTTGGTTTGGTGTGGCGTTTTGATCGCCAATATCCAATCGTCCCTCTGATACGGCCGTGCAAATCTCTTCCACCAATGCCTCGCGGGTTCTTGTGCCGTCCATCAGCCTTGCGATAAAGCGCACAGGACCGCGCAACGCGACAGGCTCGTGAAGCCGGGAGCTTACCTCGACCATACCTTGCGCGAGCTGCGCCCTGGCGACGGGCCAGAGAGCCGGACGATCATCCGCCGCGCTCCCATTCCGTAGAGGGATGGTCGACACTTTAACGTGACCAGCCTCAATTGTGCGCCACAGGGCGTCATGCAGCCGATCCGCCGCCCCGGGCTGGCTGGCGCCCGTACCCACCAGAGCGATATCCGCGATTTCGTCGAGCGTGCGGGTTTCCGGATAGGCGTCCTCGAGCAGCGAAAGCGCCTTTCCTGCGACAGGGTCATTGGTTCGGATCCGCGACTCGCCATGACGGAAGGTCAGCGTGCCGCCCTCTTCTGCCTCCCTGACCATGGAACAGGCATAATGAAGTGACTGCAGCACTTCGCCGTGTGCCTTATTGTCTTTTTTGGCATCTGCCCGTCGCAGGATGGACCGCCTGAACTTCCTGCCACTGACAAAATCAGCGCCTTGTGTCCGCGATAGATGGTCAACGGCAGTGATAATGGGGTGCTCCTGCTCCAGTAGCGGCCCCAATGAACTTACGTCCTGTTCGGGCGGTGCGGCATCGCAGACATAGGACAGCCCATGCCCTTCTGCCCATTCGACAAAATCATGGAAGTGACACGGCTCATTGAACGGCCCCAGAAACTCCCCTTGAAAATGCGGATCGGTCATGCGGACGCATTGGGCGATCTCGTCCTTCAGCGCGCTGCCATAGGGCGTCTTCGGATCAAGACAGCCGGCATAAGCCTCTAGGACACTCCGCGCCTCCGCGATCGCCGTGATTGGATCAGTGCCCGGATCTATATGACGCTGGCATATCTCACGGACCGCCATACGGAGCCCCCAGCCGGGATAGGTATTATAACTGATATAGGCGAGCCCGGTCTCCGTCAGGGAGGCGGCGCAGATTTTCAGGATGGCTTCCCGAACGGGCTGCGGCGTCCAGCTAAAGACCCCGTGGCAGATGATAAAATCATATTTCCGCGCACCCAAATTAAGCTGCGATATATCTCCCTGACGAAGCGAAATATTCTTCAGGCTGAGTTCTTCAATCAGCTGATTGCCGTCACGGATGTGCCGGTCAGCAAGATCCACCCCTTCAAATCGGGCCTCCGGAAATCGGGCGGCCAGCGGGATGATATTGCCGCCTGACGCACAACCAAGTTCCAGCACAGTCGCCGTCTCAACGGCCGGGACATGACAGCCATGCAGAGCAGCGAGCGCCGCCAACCGCGCCGGCTGCGTTTGCGGAAATGGCAGTGATGCATAGGGCAGTGCATCATAATCGATCTGATCCGGCGTCATGACTGCGCTCCCCTCAACGGCTGCCCAACCAAACGGCAGAAAGCCTACATTTCAGTGCTTTAGCACTATACACGACGTGAATTGACCGAGATGACGACTTTAATACCGCTTTACGCCGCCCAACCCTTGGAATACATAAAAGGTTAATGAATCAATGAATTCACTCGGGTCACGGGCAAAGATCCTCCCGCCTACATCTTAGGCGAGCATGACCCCCCACCCTCGTGAAAGCAGTGGTTTTCTGGGGGAGATCAGCATGGACTATTTTCTGACGATTGATGGCGTCAATGACGGCACAGACGGCTTCGAGCCATTTGCTCTGTTCGAACACGGCATGTCACGATCTGAAGCGCTACTCTTCTCGGGCTATCAGGGCTTTGGCCCAGTCCGTATAGAAAGTGCGCCTGCGGACATCTCAGTCAATTCATTCAGCAGTCGGCAGGCCATCGAGACAGGCCTCAATACACCCGGCGGCAATGAACAGATTGCTCTGAATGCTGATAACCTCTTGCTTCCAGCTGCCGCTCAGTCCCTGAGCAGCATTTCAGGCATCGCAAAGACCTATCTTTTCATCGATGGGTTGAATGGCGGCTCCACAGATATCGGTTTTGAAGGCGCGTTCGAGATCAACTCTGTGCAGCTTGGCGCCGGCCTTTCCGTCTCCAACGGGACGCCTGGTGCTCCGTCATTCTCCGAGCTGAATGTCACCCTCGAGGGCATGTCGGCTGACTTGCTGTCTGCGATCGCCGCGGGGGCGGGCATTGAGTCCATCCAGGTGCTGGCTGTCGATGGGTCCGGCGACACCCTCTATGATCTGCGTCTTGGTGACGTCTTCGTCACAGGAAATTCTGTTTCCTCAGGTGGCGGTACGCCAAACACCAGTCTGAGCTTTTTCTATGAGAAGATAGGCCTGACACTTGGGGACAAGAGCTTCGGCTTTAATGTGGCCTCGAACATGTCGATCGAAGCCGACGCAATAGCCGAACCAGTTCCGGCGGTGGAGAATGGCCTCGAGGATGGCGCTGCTGTCCAGTATTATCTGACCATTGACGGCTATAATGGCGGCGTCAGTGACAAGGGTTTCAAAGGCGCATTCGAGATTGATTCGTTCCAGTTCGGTGCCGGTGTCGGCGTTTCAGTCGGCGGGGGAGCACCGATGCTCTCCTTGCCCAGCTTCAGTGAGCTGACAGTATCACTGCAGGGTTTTGCGCCGGGGCTGTTTGCCGAGCTGATCGCCTCTCAACGCTTAGGTGCCGTCCAGATCGAGGGCGTCGACGTGAATGGCGATGTCATCTACGATTTGCGGCTTACGGATGTTTTCCTGGGTAGCCAGTCCGTTTCAGCAGGTGGCGCGACACCCGCAAGTTCGCTGAGCTTCAACTATCAGAAAATCGGTCTTATCACCGAGAGCGGAGATTTCGGATACGATTTGCCTTCCGGAACAGAGATCAATGCGCAGAATCTGGCGCAAGCTAGCGCCGACCCCATGCTTGATCTCGAAACTCAGTCTGCAGATAATTACTATCTGATTATCGACAGCGGCGCGAATGGCGCTGCCGGGAAAGGCTATTTCGAGATAGAGCTCGGCTCTGTTCAGTTCGGCGCTGGCGTCGGCATCAGCGGAAACAACAAAAGCGCGCCATCCTTCAGTGAGGTCACTGTCACTTTTAACGGCATTGCCGCCAACCTCTTCGACTTCATCGGCGCCGGAAATAGCATCGGCCCCGTCAGGATCGTGGGTACGGACAATAGTAGCGCGAACGGCTCAAAAGGCGCCGTGATCTATGAGCTGCGGCTTGATGATGCGTATGTCACAGGGAACAGTATTAGTGGCGGGGCGGGCTCAGCCCTTTCAACAAGCCTGTCGCTCGCATCAGAGCGCATCGGCTTCATCACCGATCCCAGCTCCTTCGGTTATGACATCGCAACCCAGACAAGCGCGGATCCTGAAAACTTGCCTGTCGCTATGGCCAATCAAGGCGGCTTCGGAACTGCGGCTATTGAGCAATATTATCTTGTCATCGATGGGCTAGACGGCGGCGTCACCTCGAAAGGTTTTGAAGGCGCATTCGAAATCAACTCCCTGCAATTCGGCGCTGGTGCGCCGCTGCAATTCATGGCCGCGACACCCATGCAGGGAATGCCGAGTTTCTCGGAAATCACAGTTTCTCTCGATGGCATCTCACCAACCCTGTTCACTCTTTTGGCAACGGGCGCTGATCTTGGTGCGGTGAGCATCAAGGGGGTGAGCGCAGGCAGCGTTGTCACCGAGATCCGG
Protein-coding regions in this window:
- a CDS encoding DUF883 family protein, yielding MNTQTTNVNGESHDLDTLRADVSALRADLQTLLSDAGKVAGEFADSGMKRGKEAASRMSSAGKDGIAKAENSVKDHPVAALGIAFAFGALLGFAKRK
- a CDS encoding entericidin A/B family lipoprotein; this encodes MRRYWKLFAMSLFAAGTVACSTIEGVGKDVEEVGEEIQETSENNR
- a CDS encoding Dps family protein — encoded protein: MTNTALKIATTEFEPDVGMTDQERADVANALSHVLADTYMLFIKTQGIHWNVTGPSFVGIHKLTEEHYENMYEAIDKIAERIRALGIKAPASYAKYGELSSISDNGDDYSSVGDMLNTLISDHQKAVQSMRKAIGWCEDKKDFVTADMMIERMAWHEEAIWMLKSLSASS
- a CDS encoding sensor histidine kinase; its protein translation is MSPVLVIAGWRAYLDSRNTIQDRQEELILASDNAIDWIEKSVASAESLLAIFSDDIAEDRCSETMARIKPVFPYVQNIVHYGVTGLAKCTARGEPGYEIQDRYWHAQLRDGRVTLRTGAFIGVESDEWSFASLHRLEDENGEFAGSASIGINIYRLMSAMPAPREQDDIEVALVDSDGNVFGSVRFQDGRALDVRKAVQSNETMLDVVDDNEGDPYDRVIRPIGEGGIYAMVSRPAPGIVSEFTLRPAVTIGLPILTFLLTLIAVWFAIEHLILKWFWPLRRMTAAYAVGKYDYTTDASFEEAPQEISKLSSILENMARRIGQRDEELHEAIAVRDAAVKEIHHRVKNNLQIVSSFVRLQMRPLEDTQARRVLGNVRNRIDALSIVHQTLYQHERLEYVQMRPFFDALLEHLQGALGIEEFGGRLRWNIAEVERVSDDAIPMALFVLEAITNSVKYALETGDGEEISVTLMEDGDDLFLSIQDDGKAGKVGESSSGLGSKLMTAFARQLSAELTQAVNEQGYHVELRIPPR
- a CDS encoding sigma-70 family RNA polymerase sigma factor, whose amino-acid sequence is MASASHPSEDENFKKELTVLIPQLRAFARSMCGNASMADDLAQEAMLKAWKSRESYKEGTNLRAWVFTILRNHFYSEQRRAWRSQPLDQEVAEGTLMAVDDPSAPLEVLALRNALQKLPSEQREAVILVGAGGLAYDEAAAICGCAVGTIKSRVSRGRSALEEMLNDGSAGFSDEQGAKASDAISDIMAEAASLQGGRG
- a CDS encoding NepR family anti-sigma factor, translated to MTDQKDTNPLEKRERRMRTNRIGRQLRQIYDDVIQEDVPDDFLKLLEDADNNRSSSGDA
- a CDS encoding response regulator → MSLVETFRPHLPFLRRYARALTGSQQSGDAYIRASLEALSADPDQIGTGITDGSEAPRIALYRLFHTIWSTTGAALQSQKDEIENSDLSPLDRLETLSPLSRQAYLLTMLEGFTRNEAAIILSLSPAEVDELVDTAQRDIESELRTNVLIIEDEAIIAADLEALVTELGHDVVGTAATRDEAVKTALSTKPGLILCDIQLADNSSGIDAAQDILASFDVPIIFITAFPERLLTGERPEPTYLISKPFQDNVVKAAIAQALFFHPAKDKKAA
- a CDS encoding methyltransferase domain-containing protein, which codes for MTPDQIDYDALPYASLPFPQTQPARLAALAALHGCHVPAVETATVLELGCASGGNIIPLAARFPEARFEGVDLADRHIRDGNQLIEELSLKNISLRQGDISQLNLGARKYDFIICHGVFSWTPQPVREAILKICAASLTETGLAYISYNTYPGWGLRMAVREICQRHIDPGTDPITAIAEARSVLEAYAGCLDPKTPYGSALKDEIAQCVRMTDPHFQGEFLGPFNEPCHFHDFVEWAEGHGLSYVCDAAPPEQDVSSLGPLLEQEHPIITAVDHLSRTQGADFVSGRKFRRSILRRADAKKDNKAHGEVLQSLHYACSMVREAEEGGTLTFRHGESRIRTNDPVAGKALSLLEDAYPETRTLDEIADIALVGTGASQPGAADRLHDALWRTIEAGHVKVSTIPLRNGSAADDRPALWPVARAQLAQGMVEVSSRLHEPVALRGPVRFIARLMDGTRTREALVEEICTAVSEGRLDIGDQNATPNQKADPARIIAALDHLLQECQRSGLLAVEEDMSGQE